The proteins below come from a single Rosa rugosa chromosome 2, drRosRugo1.1, whole genome shotgun sequence genomic window:
- the LOC133728281 gene encoding uncharacterized protein LOC133728281 → MAMVKNERDCSGAIDHFRILLIFSLGCITMLCWRRLRLEVMLQNFLPSGGGGGGVIDTISGSSTFIPKYGIFWQWYNIGLFTTRVAGTNSEEGVDVNYEEIIEATSIGFSSMISKFVRMLDLEKGMMDYLYAKCTPCITDCNGRA, encoded by the exons ATGGCTATGGTTAAGAATGAAAGAGACTGCTCTGGCGCCATCGACCACTTCAG GATTTTATTAATTTTCAGTCTGGGGTGCATTACAATGTTGTGTTGGAGAAGATTGAGGTTGGAAGTGATGTTACAAAACTTCCTGccaagtggtggtggtggtggtggtgttatTGATACAATATCCGGCAGCAGTACGTTCATACCAAAATATGGCATTTTTTGGCAGTGGTATAACATTGGCTTATTTACCACCAGGGTTGCAGGAACCAATAGTGAAGAAG GGGTTGATGTTAACTATGAAGAAATAATTGAAGCCACTTCAATTGGCTTTAGTTCAATGATTTCCAAATTTGTTCGAATG TTGGATTTGGAGAAGGGAATGATGGACTACCTATATGCAAAGT GCACTCCTTGTATCACAGATTGTAATGGCAGAGCTTGA